One stretch of Planococcus sp. PAMC 21323 DNA includes these proteins:
- a CDS encoding DUF421 domain-containing protein, translating to MLDTLLFDGWKSIFRVAVMCLLAYPFLILLLRLFGKRSLTKVNIFDFIITVTYGATLSSIITSEKVSFADGVVVFVMLTLLQFIVTKLAVKSKSFSDFIKATPTFLYYEDEFNEKLLLKEHLRKEDLRAKVRQEGLSSFEKVEAIVLEGDGSVSVIKKEDVQSKDALEGVAKQ from the coding sequence ATGCTAGATACACTATTATTTGATGGATGGAAAAGCATTTTTCGTGTGGCGGTTATGTGTTTGCTGGCCTATCCTTTTCTTATTTTACTGCTCCGTTTGTTTGGAAAACGGTCGCTTACAAAAGTGAATATTTTTGATTTCATCATAACGGTAACATACGGCGCTACCTTGTCGAGCATTATCACGAGTGAGAAAGTATCTTTTGCAGACGGTGTTGTTGTGTTTGTGATGCTGACATTGCTTCAGTTTATTGTCACGAAACTAGCCGTGAAATCGAAAAGTTTTTCGGATTTTATAAAAGCCACCCCGACATTTTTATATTACGAAGATGAATTTAATGAAAAGTTGTTGTTAAAAGAACATCTGCGAAAAGAAGATTTAAGAGCGAAGGTACGTCAAGAAGGGCTAAGTTCTTTTGAGAAAGTAGAAGCTATCGTGCTCGAAGGAGACGGCTCGGTGTCTGTTATTAAAAAAGAAGATGTGCAATCTAAGGATGCATTAGAAGGTGTAGCCAAGCAATAA
- a CDS encoding sensor histidine kinase translates to MKRKLEKKRAKKTTDVFRATHKRLTLFYSGIFSVFLILFVVIVLFILYQVVFNEQERELRQLAEQEIVELSGGIFGADSPTRRPSRQGFLAENQLFYYVQTSAGELVVSNEGIDQLQPVYLDLVSDWTPAETEIKQEAITIPSEDPDFSEFRDFDFTVLALARPIKVEGEVVGTMYIGLDISNISRIFRWTVIVLSGLAVLFIGIGVVLSYIMSKRALVPIQRSYNQQRELVANASHELRTPLSTILSSIEVLELEREEKNPFTKRIMDGLKHEVRRMTILVSDLLTLAQADSPEANALIRKWCNLTPASEQLTVSFKAKASAKKIDLTLEAPAEVNVYADCDKLIQLLSILLDNAINYTPEGGKVTVKLQTKKESLLLSVRDTGIGIAAIDQDRIFERFYRADKARTRKEGGHGLGLSIGKWIVDAHEGTILVESSAGEGSLFQISIPNSDK, encoded by the coding sequence TTGAAGCGTAAATTAGAAAAAAAGCGAGCCAAAAAAACGACAGATGTCTTTCGTGCAACACATAAACGGTTGACCTTGTTTTATAGTGGCATTTTTTCTGTCTTTTTAATCCTTTTCGTTGTGATTGTGTTGTTCATCTTGTACCAAGTTGTCTTTAATGAACAAGAGCGAGAACTACGACAGCTTGCCGAACAGGAAATAGTAGAGCTTAGTGGAGGGATTTTTGGTGCGGATTCGCCTACAAGAAGACCATCAAGACAAGGTTTTTTAGCGGAAAATCAATTGTTTTATTATGTGCAAACTTCAGCGGGAGAGCTTGTTGTTTCGAACGAAGGAATCGATCAGTTACAACCTGTGTATTTGGATCTTGTTTCGGATTGGACACCTGCTGAAACAGAAATCAAACAAGAAGCCATTACGATTCCATCCGAAGATCCTGACTTTAGTGAGTTCCGCGACTTTGATTTTACAGTTCTCGCTTTAGCACGTCCGATTAAGGTTGAAGGAGAAGTTGTCGGTACGATGTATATCGGTCTCGACATTTCCAATATTAGTCGAATTTTTCGTTGGACCGTCATCGTCCTTAGTGGCTTAGCTGTTCTCTTTATTGGAATTGGGGTTGTGCTCAGCTATATCATGTCGAAGCGTGCGCTCGTGCCGATACAGCGGAGCTATAACCAACAACGCGAATTGGTAGCGAACGCATCGCATGAGTTGCGGACACCACTCAGCACGATTTTGTCTTCTATAGAAGTGCTTGAACTAGAGCGCGAAGAAAAAAATCCTTTTACAAAACGTATTATGGATGGATTAAAACATGAAGTTCGCCGAATGACGATTTTGGTTAGTGATTTATTGACGCTTGCACAAGCGGACTCACCAGAAGCTAACGCATTGATCCGTAAGTGGTGTAATTTAACGCCGGCGAGCGAACAGTTAACAGTCTCTTTTAAAGCGAAAGCTAGTGCTAAAAAAATCGATTTAACTCTAGAGGCACCTGCAGAAGTTAACGTATATGCGGATTGCGATAAACTAATTCAGTTATTATCAATTCTGCTCGACAACGCGATTAACTATACACCAGAAGGTGGCAAGGTAACTGTCAAATTGCAAACGAAAAAAGAATCATTGTTGCTCTCTGTACGCGATACCGGTATTGGCATTGCAGCTATTGATCAAGATCGTATATTCGAGCGATTTTACCGAGCGGACAAAGCACGAACACGAAAAGAAGGCGGTCATGGACTCGGACTGTCAATCGGCAAATGGATTGTCGACGCGCACGAGGGAACTATTTTGGTAGAAAGTTCAGCAGGGGAAGGATCGTTATTTCAAATATCAATCCCGAACAGTGACAAGTAA
- a CDS encoding response regulator transcription factor — MKVLLAEDDERLGELVVHLLKKKGASVVDWVTEGEDAIAYAQASFYDVVILDWMMPNGDGVSVCRHLRAAGYSGAVLMLTAKGAVPDRVEGLDAGADDYIVKPFEIEELWARLNALTRRTRTPIREETMTLGELLLNRTSHTLYYKEEEILLTPREFQLFELLVLNRGQVLTRELILDRIWGLDADVSLKTIDATVKLLRKKINRTSNGEFIKAVRGVGYKIEA; from the coding sequence ATGAAAGTGTTGTTAGCGGAAGATGATGAGCGTCTTGGTGAACTTGTGGTTCATTTATTAAAGAAAAAAGGAGCTTCAGTCGTCGACTGGGTAACAGAAGGGGAAGATGCGATTGCATACGCGCAGGCTTCCTTTTATGATGTCGTCATTCTCGACTGGATGATGCCAAATGGGGACGGGGTGTCTGTTTGTCGGCATTTACGAGCAGCAGGTTATAGCGGTGCTGTGTTGATGTTGACGGCAAAGGGAGCTGTGCCTGATCGAGTAGAGGGACTTGATGCCGGAGCGGATGATTATATCGTCAAGCCATTTGAAATTGAAGAGTTATGGGCGCGTCTGAATGCTTTGACGCGGCGAACGCGAACACCGATCAGAGAAGAAACCATGACGCTCGGGGAGTTATTGCTCAACCGAACGAGTCACACGCTCTATTATAAAGAAGAAGAAATTTTGCTCACGCCACGTGAGTTTCAGCTGTTCGAACTGCTCGTCCTAAATCGGGGACAAGTGCTGACACGTGAATTGATTCTCGATCGCATTTGGGGACTCGATGCCGATGTGTCTTTAAAAACGATTGATGCAACTGTGAAGTTATTAAGGAAGAAAATCAATCGCACCAGCAACGGAGAGTTTATCAAAGCAGTTCGCGGGGTGGGATATAAAATTGAAGCGTAA
- a CDS encoding universal stress protein has translation MTLQYKRILVAIDGSKEADWAFKKSLEIAKRNEAALNLIYVVDTRSYSAMTKSVPDPEDRIFDHGKELLNNYKKDALASGISSVHVYAVPGSPEKVISRDYAKRLDIDLIVCGAQGLNAVEQYILGSVSQHIVSSSPCDVLVVRREQKTEE, from the coding sequence ATGACATTGCAATACAAACGTATTCTTGTTGCTATTGATGGTTCAAAGGAAGCCGATTGGGCATTTAAAAAATCCCTTGAAATTGCGAAACGTAATGAAGCTGCGTTGAACTTAATTTATGTAGTGGATACGCGTTCCTATTCAGCAATGACAAAGAGCGTACCAGACCCAGAGGACAGAATTTTTGATCACGGAAAAGAACTATTGAACAACTACAAAAAAGATGCCTTAGCATCAGGAATCTCGAGTGTACATGTGTATGCAGTCCCTGGTTCCCCCGAAAAAGTAATTTCGCGTGATTATGCAAAACGCTTGGACATCGACCTTATCGTTTGTGGAGCTCAAGGGTTAAATGCAGTAGAGCAATATATATTGGGCAGTGTGTCTCAACATATTGTCAGTAGTAGCCCTTGTGATGTTTTAGTTGTTCGTAGAGAGCAAAAAACAGAAGAATAA
- a CDS encoding type 1 glutamine amidotransferase domain-containing protein: MAKVLAVLSSGHKDTENNYETGWWAEELFAPKEILEKAGHQVDLASPLGGKPTLDKVSISEEADPDGKYKKMYESGIADHTTALSEVEAKEYDVVFIVGGHGAMYDLAESQELRDIINTVYDNGNIVSAVCHGPAPLVWTMRPDGKSIIDGLDVTGYPEAVEPEGLPAILPFSLEAKMAEVANYSADNKVVWGNDQLVTGRDPFSAEELAEELVKALEKRNNKGN; encoded by the coding sequence ATGGCAAAAGTTTTAGCAGTATTATCAAGTGGACATAAGGATACAGAAAATAATTACGAAACTGGCTGGTGGGCAGAAGAGTTATTCGCACCGAAAGAAATTTTAGAAAAAGCAGGACATCAAGTAGATTTAGCTTCACCACTAGGTGGCAAACCGACGTTAGATAAAGTCAGCATTAGCGAAGAAGCAGATCCAGACGGCAAATACAAAAAAATGTACGAATCGGGAATCGCAGATCACACAACTGCTCTTTCAGAAGTAGAAGCAAAAGAGTATGACGTAGTATTTATCGTTGGTGGTCACGGGGCTATGTACGACCTGGCTGAAAGTCAAGAACTGCGTGATATCATCAATACGGTTTACGACAACGGAAATATCGTTTCGGCTGTATGTCATGGACCAGCTCCATTAGTTTGGACAATGCGTCCAGATGGCAAGAGCATCATCGATGGCTTAGACGTAACAGGCTATCCAGAAGCGGTTGAACCTGAAGGTCTTCCAGCTATTCTCCCATTTAGCTTAGAAGCGAAAATGGCTGAAGTGGCAAACTATAGCGCTGACAATAAAGTGGTATGGGGTAACGATCAATTAGTTACTGGCCGCGATCCATTCTCTGCTGAAGAATTAGCAGAAGAATTGGTGAAAGCTTTAGAAAAACGAAACAACAAAGGAAACTAA
- a CDS encoding YitT family protein — protein sequence MTAPNKKRKAKIFLRALPIIIGAFITAYGLETVLIPNNVSDGGVTGISIVGSQLTGMPLGLLIAVLNIPFIYLGYKQIGKSFAIYSTIGISSLAYATTLMHHIPPIIVGDTLLITVIGGIIIGFGMGVALRNGGALDGIDMLAVLLSRKLPFGTSDLILFLNMFVFVIVSFVFGLQGAFLSGIAYYIAAKVIHLVEEGFSGSKTYKIISRNPELLVQTIYDRLGRNATYNIVKGAYTNEDYKEITCIINRLEDSKMKEIIFEIDNNAFVAVYDVAEVRGGSFKKRDIH from the coding sequence ATGACTGCACCGAATAAAAAACGAAAAGCTAAAATATTTTTACGAGCACTGCCCATTATCATCGGTGCTTTTATCACCGCATATGGCCTTGAAACCGTACTGATTCCGAACAATGTATCGGATGGTGGGGTCACTGGCATCAGCATCGTCGGCTCTCAATTGACCGGAATGCCGTTAGGTCTGCTGATTGCCGTCTTGAATATTCCATTCATCTATTTAGGGTACAAGCAAATCGGGAAAAGCTTCGCGATCTATTCCACCATCGGTATCTCATCTCTTGCCTATGCAACGACCCTTATGCATCATATTCCACCTATCATCGTAGGAGACACGCTACTGATCACAGTTATTGGTGGAATCATTATTGGTTTTGGAATGGGAGTTGCTTTGCGAAACGGCGGGGCTCTCGATGGAATCGATATGCTGGCAGTATTGTTGTCACGCAAATTGCCATTTGGGACAAGTGACCTGATTTTATTTCTTAACATGTTCGTCTTTGTCATCGTCTCCTTCGTCTTTGGCCTGCAAGGTGCTTTCCTGTCCGGAATTGCTTATTACATCGCAGCTAAAGTAATTCACCTGGTCGAAGAAGGATTCAGCGGCTCTAAAACGTATAAAATCATTTCGCGTAACCCTGAGCTACTCGTCCAAACCATCTACGACCGTCTCGGACGCAATGCCACTTATAATATTGTCAAAGGGGCATACACAAACGAGGACTACAAAGAAATCACTTGCATCATCAACCGACTTGAAGACAGTAAAATGAAAGAAATCATCTTCGAAATCGACAACAATGCCTTTGTCGCAGTTTACGATGTAGCCGAAGTAAGAGGCGGCAGCTTTAAAAAGCGGGACATTCACTAA
- a CDS encoding SRPBCC family protein, producing the protein MWNVKKTVFIDCGIGEVHKFATNPKFWYQWYAGLSEAENLLGSGAKGTSMDLKYFFFGTGLELHLLVEENATIGDSYVWRCLITGALDARQTWRYYPKEGGTEIHFEMDYDLNGNIIGKLVNTLYIKKLMANSVEQTLQNLKDISESE; encoded by the coding sequence ATGTGGAATGTGAAAAAGACTGTTTTTATCGACTGTGGGATAGGCGAAGTCCATAAGTTCGCAACAAATCCGAAGTTTTGGTATCAATGGTACGCAGGATTGTCCGAAGCAGAAAACCTCCTGGGATCCGGTGCTAAAGGGACGAGTATGGATTTAAAGTATTTCTTTTTTGGGACAGGTTTGGAATTGCATTTACTTGTGGAAGAAAACGCGACGATTGGCGATAGTTATGTTTGGCGTTGTCTTATTACAGGCGCGCTTGATGCGAGACAAACATGGCGTTACTACCCTAAAGAAGGGGGGACCGAAATCCATTTCGAAATGGATTATGATTTAAACGGCAATATTATTGGGAAACTGGTTAATACACTATACATTAAAAAGCTAATGGCTAATTCTGTAGAACAAACTTTGCAGAACTTAAAAGACATCAGTGAAAGCGAGTAA
- a CDS encoding putative quinol monooxygenase, which translates to MESIVITAILKPKENMADQLLTELNKVLEASRAEAGCLNYVLHQSIEDDTFVLHETWKDKGALESHVASQHYQEYRANTADLVARREVFKLKTV; encoded by the coding sequence ATGGAATCTATCGTCATTACCGCGATTTTAAAGCCAAAAGAAAACATGGCAGATCAATTATTGACGGAATTGAACAAAGTTCTAGAAGCTTCCCGAGCAGAAGCGGGTTGCTTAAACTATGTTCTCCATCAATCGATCGAAGATGACACCTTTGTCCTTCACGAAACGTGGAAAGACAAAGGCGCACTGGAGAGTCATGTTGCTTCTCAGCATTACCAAGAATACCGTGCGAATACGGCGGACTTGGTTGCAAGACGAGAAGTTTTTAAGTTAAAGACTGTCTAA
- a CDS encoding DUF4825 domain-containing protein, with product MNRLSQSLILLVVLALLSGCNSEADGPYTDLFKYKDSYVGDNSAVVNTVIQLQGADYFRGVELQTKQEPYGIIVDYDWSESAIDIEETVITNTSYLFTLIKNVDWVSLKFETVDGLEEFQLTREELEGWYKVNLSEINSEEKLNELIQVQLEDRKVRTQFLNKFK from the coding sequence TTGAATCGACTAAGTCAATCTTTGATTTTGTTAGTTGTATTAGCCTTATTAAGTGGCTGTAATTCAGAGGCAGACGGCCCCTATACCGATTTGTTTAAATATAAAGACTCATACGTAGGGGATAATAGTGCAGTAGTTAACACGGTGATCCAGCTGCAAGGTGCAGACTATTTTAGAGGTGTTGAACTTCAAACAAAACAAGAGCCTTATGGAATTATTGTTGACTATGACTGGTCAGAATCAGCTATCGATATAGAAGAAACCGTTATTACCAACACTTCTTATTTATTTACATTGATCAAAAATGTAGATTGGGTATCGCTAAAGTTCGAAACAGTTGATGGTCTTGAAGAGTTTCAACTGACAAGAGAAGAACTGGAAGGTTGGTACAAAGTAAACTTAAGTGAAATTAATAGTGAAGAAAAACTAAATGAGCTGATCCAAGTTCAGCTAGAAGATAGAAAAGTGAGAACGCAATTCTTAAATAAGTTTAAATAA
- a CDS encoding acetamidase/formamidase family protein — MNKTAVETLFVNHFVDGILDPEKEMLGPVKDGGYIIANTAPGCWGPMMTPSIKGGHEVTKPVYVEGAEPGDAIAIRIQAITVTSKATASGNDQMIEDRADGDGYVAAKCPECGTKNPETVIKGIGMEAIRCANCGADATPFIFTNGYTMFFGENGDIGLTLPQDAAETIAAAGRFYMKTPEASIQNPVVTFAPHDLVGTMARMRPFLGQLGTTPSRPTPDSHNAGDFGSFLVGATHDYKSTQEELETHRTDGHLDVNRVRAGAILICPVKVAGGGIYLGDMHAMQGDGEIAGHTTDVSGITHLQVHVLKGLTIKGPILLPNVEDLPYTAKPFTAEEKRAAKQIADNWNVAKIEESYPVSFIGSGPNLNDATDNGLKRAADFFGVSIPEIMNRSTITGAIEIGRHPGVVTVTFLAPEPYLTKTGLLDLVKTQYG; from the coding sequence GTGAATAAAACAGCGGTTGAAACTTTATTTGTTAATCACTTCGTAGATGGTATTTTGGATCCTGAAAAAGAAATGTTGGGACCTGTAAAAGACGGTGGCTATATCATTGCCAATACAGCTCCTGGCTGCTGGGGACCCATGATGACCCCAAGTATCAAAGGCGGACACGAAGTTACAAAACCTGTTTATGTAGAAGGTGCAGAACCAGGTGATGCTATTGCAATTCGAATTCAAGCAATCACTGTAACTTCCAAAGCGACAGCGTCTGGAAACGACCAAATGATCGAAGACCGTGCTGATGGCGACGGCTACGTGGCAGCTAAATGTCCAGAATGTGGCACCAAAAATCCAGAAACCGTTATTAAAGGCATTGGCATGGAAGCTATCCGCTGTGCAAACTGCGGTGCAGATGCTACCCCATTTATTTTCACGAATGGATATACCATGTTCTTTGGTGAGAATGGGGATATCGGCCTCACCTTACCACAAGATGCAGCAGAAACGATTGCAGCAGCGGGACGTTTTTACATGAAAACTCCTGAAGCTTCTATTCAAAATCCAGTCGTAACGTTCGCACCTCACGATCTCGTTGGCACCATGGCACGGATGCGTCCGTTTCTCGGACAATTAGGTACTACGCCTTCACGGCCTACACCAGACTCTCATAACGCTGGAGATTTTGGTTCATTCCTAGTCGGTGCCACACACGACTACAAGAGCACTCAAGAAGAATTGGAAACACACCGAACAGATGGTCATTTGGATGTTAACCGCGTGCGTGCTGGCGCTATCCTTATTTGTCCGGTCAAAGTCGCAGGCGGTGGTATTTACCTAGGAGATATGCATGCCATGCAAGGTGACGGTGAAATTGCGGGACATACAACCGACGTTTCAGGGATTACCCATCTTCAGGTTCATGTTCTCAAAGGCTTAACTATTAAAGGACCGATTTTGCTGCCTAATGTCGAGGACCTTCCATATACTGCAAAACCATTTACAGCTGAAGAAAAGCGAGCCGCTAAGCAAATTGCAGACAATTGGAACGTTGCCAAAATAGAAGAATCCTATCCCGTTTCCTTTATCGGATCCGGTCCAAACTTAAACGACGCTACTGATAATGGCTTAAAGCGAGCCGCTGACTTTTTCGGGGTGTCTATCCCAGAAATCATGAATCGCTCAACAATCACGGGCGCGATTGAAATCGGCCGACACCCAGGTGTGGTGACGGTAACATTCCTCGCCCCTGAACCGTATTTAACGAAAACGGGATTACTCGATTTGGTCAAAACTCAATACGGATAA
- a CDS encoding YcxB family protein → MEIVYDVTEEAYIDFNLYHAQNSKTVRKTMTMQRVLVPIIYVVMAIVLSFVLDIPILFMVIPFLIMGILWAVFYPRYFYHHIRKSAKKLLQEGKNAGILGTHTMIFTEVGLREVSATGEELVSWAGIESFGEDTSNLYLYNSGLSAFIVPKSSLVDVDRVRQFLLDKINNES, encoded by the coding sequence ATGGAGATTGTCTATGATGTAACCGAAGAGGCGTATATTGATTTTAATTTATACCACGCACAAAATTCCAAAACGGTAAGAAAAACAATGACCATGCAGCGAGTGTTGGTCCCTATTATTTATGTAGTGATGGCTATCGTACTTTCGTTTGTATTGGATATCCCAATCTTGTTCATGGTGATTCCATTTCTGATCATGGGAATTTTATGGGCTGTGTTTTATCCGCGGTATTTTTATCACCACATACGGAAATCGGCCAAGAAGTTACTTCAAGAAGGAAAAAATGCAGGAATACTAGGTACGCATACAATGATTTTCACAGAAGTCGGTCTTCGAGAAGTCAGTGCAACGGGTGAAGAACTCGTATCATGGGCAGGTATCGAAAGTTTCGGCGAAGACACATCCAATTTGTATTTATATAATAGTGGCTTATCTGCTTTTATTGTTCCCAAAAGCAGTTTGGTGGATGTTGATAGAGTTCGTCAATTTTTACTGGATAAAATTAATAATGAGAGCTAA
- the yiaA gene encoding inner membrane protein YiaA gives MLGEKEEDVFAKKTVEKRRLGEPTGAFKGAAWGALLIGVSTYLVGLYNAGMELNEKGYYITVMILGLYSAVSLQKAVRDRDEGIRVTNLYYGISWFALISAIALMAIGLFNAGSITLSEKGFYGISFVLSLFAVVTVQKNVRDTEEANNMDES, from the coding sequence ATGTTAGGGGAAAAAGAAGAAGACGTGTTCGCGAAAAAAACGGTAGAGAAACGCAGGCTCGGAGAACCGACCGGCGCGTTTAAAGGCGCGGCTTGGGGAGCATTGCTCATTGGAGTATCGACGTACTTGGTCGGTTTGTACAATGCAGGAATGGAATTAAATGAAAAAGGCTATTATATTACGGTAATGATTCTTGGACTGTATTCTGCCGTATCGCTTCAAAAAGCGGTGAGAGACCGCGATGAAGGAATACGCGTTACCAATTTGTATTACGGCATTAGCTGGTTTGCGCTCATTTCGGCAATCGCACTTATGGCGATTGGCTTATTTAACGCGGGCAGTATTACATTAAGCGAAAAAGGCTTTTACGGTATTTCGTTTGTCTTGAGTTTGTTTGCGGTTGTAACGGTACAAAAGAACGTCCGCGATACAGAAGAAGCAAACAATATGGATGAATCATAA